A segment of the Desulfitobacterium dehalogenans ATCC 51507 genome:
ACGAGTTCAGCCATATCTGTATTGGTTGCGGCGATAATGCGCACATCCACTTTTTTAGGTTTATTGGAGCTAATCCGCGTAATGGTTCGCTCCTGGAGAAATCTCAGAAGAGTTACCTGCATGTCCAGAGGCATTTCACCTATTTCATCCAGAAGCAAGGTTCCTTCGTGAGCATGTTCGAATTTTCCGATGGAACCATGGGCACGGGCACCGGTAAAAGCGCCTTCTTCATAGCCGAAGAGTTCACTATGGAGTAAATCCTTCGGCAGTGCCCCGCAATTGATAGCTACAAAATTGCCTTTCCGGCCGCTGCGCTGATGAATGGCCTTAGCCACCACTTCTTTGCCCGTCCCGGTTTCCCCAAGCAGCAGCACATTCGAAGGGAATTTGGCGGTTTTTTGAACAATGCTGTCCACTTTGGACCAAGTGGTGCTTTCACCAATATAGTCAATCTCATGAGGCTTGGAGAGCTTATGGGAAATAGAAACGGGAGAGCAGGAGGGACTGGAATGGTTAACTTTTTGCTCGGCTGAGCCTTGCTTTTTGAAAATAAGCAGGGTATGGACTTCACCGTTAAGAAGCCGGATATGCTGTTTTCTGAGCAGCCGGCAGCGGAGGGTTTCTCTTTTATGGGTTGCGAAATCCGCTTTAAACTCAATTTCTTCACTGGGTTGCTCGTAATTGTTGGCCATGAGACGAGCCAAATCATTTTTGTTAGGAAGATAGCTCCCTAAGGATTTGCCGGTCGTGTCGGAGCCGGTAAAAGAGCTGGCGAAGATTTGGTTTGCTGTATGGATTGTCCCATCATGCTCCAGAACAACAACCAAGCAGGAGCAATCATCGATCATTTCTTTGATCAGAGGTTTGAGTTCAAGGGGCTTAGTTGATTTGGGTCCTGCCGTCAGATAATACTCTATAATTTTAGCTGCAGTGATAGTCATGGAAAGGGCATTATCGTGAAGGCTGCCAAAGGGATTGACTCCATTGAGAACTGCAACCAAGGTGTTGTTGATCATGATAGGAGAACTCACGCCGGAATGGTTCTGGCTGATAATGCGGTAATGCTCATATCCATCGGTTCTCATAGGGATTTTTTCTTTTAAAGCGATGGTAACAGCGCCGTT
Coding sequences within it:
- a CDS encoding sigma 54-interacting transcriptional regulator — translated: MHYTQEGILEAWKNFVIRGVIQEDNVHPSVARSWERCRNLGLDPWSTEFPKCNTSLLQEKRIQYAELLSLAAPVMNYLYALLDCNISICDSDGFVFELITPIKNYPRTLGAYTDEATCGNGAVTIALKEKIPMRTDGYEHYRIISQNHSGVSSPIMINNTLVAVLNGVNPFGSLHDNALSMTITAAKIIEYYLTAGPKSTKPLELKPLIKEMIDDCSCLVVVLEHDGTIHTANQIFASSFTGSDTTGKSLGSYLPNKNDLARLMANNYEQPSEEIEFKADFATHKRETLRCRLLRKQHIRLLNGEVHTLLIFKKQGSAEQKVNHSSPSCSPVSISHKLSKPHEIDYIGESTTWSKVDSIVQKTAKFPSNVLLLGETGTGKEVVAKAIHQRSGRKGNFVAINCGALPKDLLHSELFGYEEGAFTGARAHGSIGKFEHAHEGTLLLDEIGEMPLDMQVTLLRFLQERTITRISSNKPKKVDVRIIAATNTDMAELVRLGQFRQDLYYRLNVIEINLPPLRERKCDIPLLAEHFISELSRQYNVQSKQIHPAALQILCSYDWPGNVRELKNVIEKAMILSEGLEITPEFLPEYILHSQNTTSQSKLFTPQNGESERERIINLLESYNGNIFQAAKALKMSRNTLYRKMEKYNIQLKTSAVKK